One window of Leptotrichia sp. oral taxon 498 genomic DNA carries:
- a CDS encoding HMA2 domain-containing protein has product MLQSFYGVIQVEHYQTGRLRLQTDVLKENVELEQEFLNNMKQLSGINEVKVNSVIGSILIYFDEKVLENSFLYLIVLKLLHLDEEALKSKSGKVKVMLKQIFEAMDMTIYNKSKGYLDLKTLISGIFVFYGIRKLRKVPVLPTGATLLWWAFRLLSEEKRK; this is encoded by the coding sequence ATGTTACAAAGTTTTTATGGCGTTATTCAGGTGGAACATTATCAAACTGGACGTTTAAGGCTTCAAACGGATGTACTAAAGGAAAATGTGGAATTAGAGCAAGAGTTTTTAAATAATATGAAACAATTATCGGGAATAAATGAAGTAAAAGTAAATTCTGTAATTGGAAGTATCCTAATTTATTTTGATGAAAAAGTGCTTGAGAATTCTTTTTTGTATCTAATAGTGTTAAAATTACTTCATTTGGATGAAGAAGCCTTGAAAAGCAAATCTGGAAAAGTGAAAGTAATGCTAAAGCAGATATTTGAAGCGATGGATATGACTATTTATAACAAAAGTAAAGGTTATTTGGATTTGAAGACATTAATTTCTGGAATCTTTGTTTTTTATGGAATTAGAAAATTGAGAAAAGTTCCAGTATTACCCACAGGCGCTACATTATTGTGGTGGGCTTTCAGACTTTTATCAGAAGAAAAAAGAAAATAA